The Candidatus Methylomirabilota bacterium genomic interval TCCAGCAGGGGTGGCTTGAATTCGACCGGGCCATCGCGACCCCAAACGTCATGGGCTTGGTGGGACGACTCGGCAAGGTGCTTGGTCCCAGGGGGTTGATGCCCAATCCGAAGACCGGTACCGTGACCTTCGACGTCGGCAGGGCGGTCAGAGAGTTCAAGGGCGGCAAGATCGAGTATCGTACGGAGAAGGCGGGGATCGTGCATGCGCCGTTCGGTAAGGCCTCCTTTTCAGCGAACCAGTTGCATGAAAATGCCATGGCGCTGCTGGATGCGTTGATCCGAGCCAAACCGGCCTCCAGCAAGGGTCGATACCTCAATGGGGTCGCGATATCGTCGACAATGGGGCCGGGTGTACGGGTGAACCTCGACACCTTGGCGGGATTGGCAAGGGGCTAGGTCGCATCTTAGCGTCCACGGAGGGGACAGTGAAGCGGGTAGAAAAAGCAGCGGTAGTGGATGAGCTCAAGACCGCGCTGACGGGGGCGACGGTTGCGATGTTGGCAGACCCACAGGGCCTCACGATGAGTGAGTTGACCGAACTGAGGAAGCTGCTCCGACAGCAGGGGGCGAGCCTTCGGGTTGTGAAGAATACCTTTGCCAGATTGGCCACGGCGGGAACCAAGTTGCAGGATCTGAAGCCGTATCTTGTCGGTCCGACGGCAATCATCCACGGCAAGGGCGATCCTGCCGCGCCGGCCAAGCTCCTTGTCGCATTTACGAAGACGAAACCGACCTTCCAGATCAAGGCCGGTTTTGCGGAGGGCACGGTTCTGGCCAAGGAGGATGCCCTGGCGCTGGCCGATCTTCCTTCGCGCGAGGTGCTGGCCGCCAAGCTTGCCGGTCTTGTGCAATCGCCGCTGCGCGGCCTTGTGGCTGTACTGTATGGACCCCTTCGTTCCCTCCTGTTGGTCCTGGAGGCGGTCAAGCAGCAGAAGGGGTAGAGGGGCCGGCCTTGGCGTCAAACGGCTAAGGCATCATCGGTATATCTGTGACGTTGCAGTCAAGGAGAGGAGTGACGATGGCAAGGGTGACAGTTGATGACGTGTTGGACTCGATCGAAACGTGGACTGTTTTGGATCTCAACAAACTGGTGAAGGGAATTGAGGATAAGTTCGGCGTCTCCGCAACGGCCATGATGCCGGTCGCGGCGGTCGGCCACGCGGGCGCGGCGGCAGCGACGGCGCCTGCGGCTGAAGAGAAGACGGAGTTTGCGGTCATTCTCACCTCTGCGGGGGAAAAGAAGATCCAGGTGATCAAGGAGGTGCGGGCCATCACCGGGCTGGGTCTGAAAGAGGCGAAGGATCTGGTTGAGGGCGCGCCAAAACCGGTAAAGGAGGGGGTGTCGAAGGCTGAGGCCGAGGAGATCAAGGCGAAGCTCGAGGCGTCCGGTGCGACGGCAGAACTGAAGTAGTACACGCAATACCGGCAGGACAGGCAGAAAAGGAGTTAACGACGTATGGCCCTCGCGAAGAAGAGTGTGGCTGCTGAGCGCTGGAATTTCAGCAAGATCAAAGAGGTGATCTCGATTCCCAATCTGATCGAGATCCAGCGACGGTCTTTCGATCAGTTCCTGCAAATGAGGGTTCCGCCTCATGCGCGCGAGCAGATCGGTCTCCAGGGAGCCTTCGCCAGCATCTTCCCGATCTTCAATTACGACAACTCGGCGTCGCTCGAATTTGTGAAGTATGAGTTCGGGGTGCCCAAGTACGGCGCTGAGGAGTCGCTGCAGAAGGGGATGACCTACTCTGTTCCGCTGAAGGTGACCCTCCGCCTGATGGTCTGGGATAAGCCGACCGGCGCCGAGGCGGGCAGCATCAGGGATATTAAGGAGCAGGAGGTCTATCTGGGTGAGATGCCCCTGATGACGCCGCAGGGCACCTTCATCATCAATGGGACGGAGCGGGTCATCGTCAGTCAGCTTCACCGCTCCCCCGGGGTCTTTTTTGACCATGACAGCGGGAAGACCCATCCGAGCGGCAAGATTCTCTATTCGGCCCGGCTGATCCCGTATCGCGGCTCCTGGCTGGAATTTGAGTTTGATGCGAATGATGTCCTGCATGTACGGGTCGACAGAAGACGGCGGTTCCTGGTATCGATCCTCCTGCGGGCCATCGGCTACGGCAGCAATGAAGAGATCCTGAACCTTTTCTATGAGCGGGATGTGATACGCATCGAGAAGGGGAAGGAGGTCATGCTGCATGTGGGGTCGCCCGGCGCCACCAGCTTCCGTGTGAGCAAGGATATCCCCGATCCTCATACCAAACAAGTGATACTTGGCGCCACCAAGCGGATCACAAAGGCGGCCCAGAAGCGACTTCAGGCGCTGAAGATTTCAGAGGTCCCTCTGTATCGGGAGGATCTGATCGGCCGGTTTGCCGCCGCTGATGTTGTGGATACCAAGAGCGGTGAGGTCATCCTTGAATGTGCGCAGGAGATGACGGAAGAAGCGCTGGAGCGGGTCTTCAAGGCCGGCGTGGCCAGCTTCGCTGTGTTGGCCGGAGGGGATGGCCGGGATGTCCACGAGATCCGGGAGAGCATCGTCCGCGACTCGACCCGCTCTGAAAAGGATGCCCTGACCGAGATGTATCGGAGAATGCGGCCGGGTGATCCGCCCAACGAGGAGGCCACCAAGGCGTTCCTCGAATCGATCTTCTTCAACCCGAAACGCTACGATCTGTCCAAGGTCGGTCGTCTGAAGATCAATCGGAAGCTTGGCCTTGACGTTCCGTTGGACGTTCATGCCCTGATGTGCCATCGATATCGGCCATCCGGTCTCGGGGGACGGGCGGGTCAGGTAGACGATATCGTCGAGACGATACGGTATCTCCTCAGACTGAAACACGGGGAGAGCGGGACCTCTGTGGATGACATCGACCACCTGGGTAATCGCAGGGTACGGTCGGCCGGTGAGCTGCTGGAAGAACAGTTCCGCATCGGATTGGCCCGCATGGAGCGCGCGGTCCGAGAGCGAATGAGTACGCAGGAACTCGAGACCCTGATGCCGCACGACTTGGTCAACGCTAAACCGGTGACAGCGGCGTTGAAGGAGTTTTTCGGCAGCTCCCAGCTTTCCCAGTTCATGGATCAGACTAACCCGTTGGCTGAACTGACCCACAAGCGGCGGTTGTCGGCTTTGGGTCCTGGCGGCTTGTCGCGGGAGCGGGCAGGGTTTGAGGTCCGGGACGTCCATCCGACCCATTACGGTCGGATGTGTCCTATCGAAACGCCGGAGGGTCCCAATGTCGGGCTGATTGCCAGCCTCTCGACCTACGCCCGCGTCAACGATTTCGGTTTTATCGAGACACCGTACCGCAAGGTCAGGGATCAGGGTGTGACCGATGAGATCGAGTACCTGACCGCCGACGAAGAGGAGAGGTACACCATCGCACAGGCGAACGCGGAACTCGACGGACGGGGGCGGTTTACATCGGAACGGGTCTCGGCGCGCACCGGCGGCAACTTTGTGACCGTCTCCCCGGCAAGTGTCGAGTATATGGACGTTGCCCCGAAGCAACTGGTCGGGGTCTCGACATCCCTGGTGCCCTTCCTCGAACACGACGACGCCAACCGTGCCCTGATGGGGGCCAATATGCAACGCCAGGCGGTTCCCCTTCTTCGTCCTGAGGCGCCCGTCGTCGGCACCGGCATGGAACATCCGGCGGCAAGGGATTCGGGAGCCGCGGTGGTGGCCAGGCGTGGAGGGATCGTCGAATCGGTCACGGCCGACCGGATCATCGTACGCTCCTCGGACGGCAGAGGCGAGGACGGCGGGGACGATACCGGGGTTGACATCTACAGCCTGGTGAAGTTTCGCCGCAGCAATCAGAATACCTGCCTGACCCAGAAGCCGATTGTGAGCAAGGGGCAGCGGATCAGTAAGGGCCAGGTCATTGCCGATGGACCGGCGACGCAGAATGGGGAGTTGGCGCTCGGGCAGAACGTGCTGGTCGCCTTCATGCCGTGGGGCGGCTACAATTTTGAAGACGCGATCCTGATCAGCGAGCGACTGGTGAAGGACGATCGCTATACCTCGATTCATATCGAGGAGTTTGAGATTGAGGCGCGCGAGACCAAGCTGGGGAAGGAGGAGATCACGCGCGATACGCCGAATGTGGGCGAGGACGCGCTGAAGGACCTCGACGAGAGCGGGATCGTGCGGATCGGGGCCGAGGTGAAGCCGGGCGATATTCTGGTGGGCAAGGTGACCCCCAAAGGTGAAACCGTCCTCACCCCTGAGGAGCGACTGTTGCGCGCCATCTTCGGCGAGAAGGCCGAGGATGTGCGGGATGCCTCGCTCTATGTGCCGCCCGGTATCTGCGGGACGGTCGTCGATGTCAAGGTCTTCTCGAGGAAGGGTGTGGAGAAGGACGACCGGGCCAAGTCGATCGAGGACGAAGAGGTCAGCCGCCTTCGTAAGGACTTCGAAGATGAGATCGGCATCATCGCCGCGGATCGAGACCGGAAGCTGCGCGCCCTCCTCGAAGGGATCGACGTCACCAAGGAGATTCGGAGCAGGGTGACGCGGAAGACGATGGTTCCAAAGGGGACGTTGACCGCTGAGATTCTGGATCCGCTGCCCCATGAGAACCTGATCGATCTGGCGGGACGATTGGACGAAGAGCTGGGTCGGAAGGCGGGCCGGATCAGCGATGCGGCGGACAACCAGGTCCATGTCCTGCAGACGCTCCTGGAGGAGCGGATCAGTCGGGCGACCCGCGGGGATGAACTGGCCCCCGGTGTCTTCAAGATGGTCAAGGTCTATGTCGCGATGAAGCGCAAGCTCTCCGTCGGCGATAAGATGGCCGGTCGACACGGCAATAAGGGTGTCATCGCGAAGGTCCTGCCTGAAGAGGATATGCCCTACCTGCCTGATGGGACGCCCGTCGAGGTGGTTCTGAATCCGTTGGGCGTACCATCCCGAATGAACGTCGGCCAGATTCTGGAGACCCACCTGGGCTGGGCGGCCGGGGTACTCGGGCTGCGTGTGGCCTCGCCCGTCTTTGACGGGGCCAAAGAGCAGGAGATCAAGACGTGGCTCAAACGCGCCGGGCTCCCCGCCACGGGGAAGACCGTGCTCTACGATGGACGTACCGGCAAGCCGTTTCATCAGGAGGTGACGGTCGGCTATATCTACCTGATGAAACTTGCCCATCTCGTGGATGACAAGATTCACGCCCGGTCTATCGGACCCTACTCGCTGATTACCCAACAGCCGCTGGGCGGCAAGGCCCAGTTCGGCGGACAGCGATTCGGCGAGATGGAGGTGTGGGCGTTGGAAGCGTACGGGGCTGCGCACACCCTGCAGGAGATCCTGACCGTGAAGTCGGACGATGTCGTGGGGCGAACCAAGATGTACGAATCGATCGTCAGAGGCGATTGTACCCTGGATCCGGGACTTCCGGAATCATTCAATGTTCTGGTCAAGGAACTGCAGAGCTTGGGCCTCGATGTTGAACTGAAAAAGGAGTAGCCGTGAAGAACAGTGATCAGCCTTCTCGCCTCATCAAAACGCTGAGCGCTGAAAGCTGATGGCTGCTCTCATGTGGAGGTAGTCGTTGGATAAGTTTTTTGGGTTCTACGACGAAAAGACCATCGATCCCACCAGTTTCAAGGCGATTCGGATCGGACTGGCATCGCCGGAGAAGATCCGGTCGTGGTCCTTCGGAGAGGTAAAGAAGCCGGAGACCATCAACTATCGGACCTTCAAACCGGAACGGGATGGGCTCTTCTGTTCCAAGATCTTCGGGCCCACGAAGGATTGGGAATGCAACTGCGGGAAGTATAAGGGGATCAAGCACAAGGGGGTCGTCTGCGATAAGTGCGGTGTCGAGGTGATCAGGAGTAAGGCGCGGCGACAACGGCTGGGCCACATCGAACTGGTCTCCCCCGTCGTTCACGTCTGGTTCTATAAGGGCGTACCCAGTCGGATCGGCTATCTCCTGGACATCTCGCTGCGCGAGCTGGAGAAGGTCCTCTACTTTGAGGCGTATATCGTCGTGAACCCCGGCAAGACCCCCTTTGCCCTCAAGCAGCTCTTGACCGAGGAGCAGTACCGCCAGGCCTGTGAAGAGTTCGGCGACGGCTTCAAGGCGGGGATCGGTGCGGGGGCCATACGGGACCTGCTCAAGCGATTGAATCTTCGCGAGTTGGCGGATAGTTTGCACGCACAGATGCTCCAGGAGACCTCGCAACAGAATCGCAAGAAGATCACCAAGCGGTTGCGAATCGTCGAGGCCTTCATCGATTCCAGTAATAAGCCCGAATGGATGATCCTGGATGCGATTCCTGTCCTGCCCCCGGAGTTGCGGCCGCTGGTGCCGCTGGATGGGGGACGTTTCGCGACGTCCGACCTGAACGATCTCTACCGGCGGGTCATCAATCGCAATAACCGCCTCCGGCGGCTGATCGAACTTCGGGCGCCCGACATCATCATCCGCAATGAAAAGCGGATGCTGCAGGAGGCGGTGGACGCGCTGTTCGACAATGGCCGTCGCGGCCGTGCGCTCAAGGGCCAGAACAATCGGCCGCTGAAGTCGCTGTCGGAGATGCTGAAGGGAAAACAGGGACGCTTCCGTCAGAACCTGCTCGGCAAACGGGTGGACTACTCCGGACGATCGGTGATTGTGGTGGGGCCCGAATTGAAGCTGCACCAGTGCGGCCTGCCGAAGAAGATGGCGCTCGAACTGTTCAAACCGTTCATTTTCAGAAAGCTCCTCAAGGACGGCGTGGTGACCACCATCAAGAGCGCCAAGAAGCTGGTCGAAAAGAGCAAGCCCGAAGTCTGGGACGCCCTGGAGGAGGTGATCCGCGAGCACCCGGTCCTCCTGAACCGCGCTCCGACGCTGCATCGGCTGGGTGTACAGGCCTTTGAACCCGTGCTGGTCGAAGGGGAAGCGATCAAGATCCATCCCTTAGTCTGTGCGGCCTTCAATGCCGACTTCGACGGCGACCAGATGGCCGTCCATGTGCCGCTGTCGCCAGAGGCCCAGATCGAGGCCACGGTCCTGATGATGGCGCCCCACAATATCCTGTCGCCGGCCAATGGGTTGCCCATTGCGTCCCCAAGCCAGGACATCGTGCTGGGCTGTTACTACCTGACCAGGAGCCGGGCGGGCGAGAAGGGCGAGGGGCGGATCTTTGCCGATCTGGACGAGGTGAAGGCGGCCTATGACGCCGATGAGGTCAGTCTCATGGCATCGGCCAAGGTCCGCATCGACGGCGAATTGGTGGAGACGACCCCGGGGCGTTGTATCTTCAATGAACATCTGCCGGCCACCCTGCGATTCATCAACCAGGAGATGAACAGACGGGAATTGACCCGTCTTGTTGCGCAGTGCTACTACCTCCTCGGAAACGCGGAGACGGTGAGACTCCTGGATAACCTGAAGGATCTCGGATTCCGATATGCGACGCTTGCCGGCATCTCGATCGGCATCGACGATATGCTGATCCCATCCACCAAGAGCAAGCTGATCGACGATGCCAATAAAGAGATCGTCAAGATCGAGCGGGAGTATCAGGACGGTCTGATCACGAAGGGTGAGCGGTACAACAAGATTATCGACATCTGGACCCACGTCACCGAACAGGTCTCGGATGAGATGTTCCGGGAGATTGAGGCGGAGGAAAAGGGCGAATTCAATCCGGTCTTTATGATGGCCGACTCCGGTGCAAGGGGCAGCCGACAGCAGATCCGACAGCTTGCGGGTATGCGCGGCCTGATGGCCAAACCCTCCGGCGAGATCATTGAGACCCCCATCACCGCCAACTTCAGAGAGGGGCTGACCGTTCTGCAGTATTTCATCTCAACCCATGGTGCGCGCAAAGGTCTGGCGGATACGGCCTTGAAGACGGCCGACTCAGGCTATCTGACGCGCCGGCTGGTAGACGTCGCGCAGGACGTCATCGTCACCGAGGTGGATTGCGGGACGCCCAACGGCATATGGGTGACGCCTTTGATTGAGGGGGGCGAGATCATTCAACCGCTGCGTGACCGGATCCTCGGTCGGGTCGCCCTCGACGATGTGCTGGATCCCTTCACGGGAGAGTTGCTGGTGGAGGCCAACCTGGAGATCGTCGAGGTGTTGGCGAGTAAGATCGAAAATGCCGGCATTGACAGGGTCAAGATCCGCTCGGTCCTGACCTGCGAGGCGCGCCGCGGCATCTGCATCAAGTGCTATGGCCGCAATCTTGCGACCGGCAGACTGGTGGAGTTGGGAGAGGCCTGCGGCGTCCTGGCAGCGCAATCCATCGGTGAACCCGGGACCCAGTTGACGATGCGGACGTTTCACATCGGCGGCACCGCGAGTCGCGCCGTCGAGCAGACTACCCTCGAATGCAAAGGGGCGGGGGCCGTCAAGTTTGCGAACCTCCGGACGGTGAAGACCGCCAAGGGCGATCACGTGGTGATGAACCGTAACGGCGCGATCAGTATCATGGACGAGAAGGGGCGCAAGAAAGAGAGCTATCCGGCGGTCTATGGCGCCCACCTGAAGGTGGAGGATGGCGCGACGGTCAAGGCGGGGCAGGTGCTGATGGAGTGGGACCCCTTTACCAGTGCGATCCTGGCCGAACATGGCGGGAGGGTCCATTTCCGGGATGTCGTCGACGGGGTCACCATCCGGGAGGAGGTGGATGAGGTCACCGGTCTGTCCCAGCGTGTTGTCGTCGAACACGGGCGAGAGGATCTGCAGCCTCGCATTTCGATCAAGGACGAACAGGGCGCAACGGTCTTCCGTTGTCTGCTCCCGGTCAGCGCCCACCTCATGGTGGCGGAAGGACAGTTGGTATCGGCCGGGGACAGCCTGTCGAAGATCCCGCGGGAGACGATGAAGACCAAGGATATTACCGGCGGCCTGCCCCGGGTGGCTGAGCTATTCGAGGCGCGCCGGCCGAAGGATGCCGCCGTCATCTCCGAGATCGACGGGCGAGTGGAATTGGGTGGGATCGTCAAAGGGATGCGGAAGCTCTCCGTCCGGGATGAGCACGGCGACCTTCGAGAATACCTGGTTCCCAGGCGCAGACACGTCAATGTATTGGATGGAGACGAGATCAAGGCCGGCGAACCCTTCATGGATGGTCCGATCAATCCCCACGACATTCTGGACGTATTGGGCGAACAGGAGCTCCAGAAGTATCTGGTGAATGAGATCCAGGAGGTCTACAGGCTTCAGGGGGTTCAGATCAACGACAAGCACATTGAGGTGATCGTTCGACAAATGCTCAAGCGTGTACGCGTGGAGACCGTCGGCGATGCGAACTTCCTGGTGGGCGAGCATGTCGATAAGGCCGTCTTCCTCGAGGAGAACCAGCGGGTGATGGCGTCGGGCGGGACCCCGGCTACCGCCAAGCCGCTTCTCCTGGGGATTACGAAGGCGTCCCTGTCTACCGACAGTTTCATCTCCGCCGCCTCGTTTCAGGAGACCACGAAGGTGTTAACGGAGGCCGCCATCAATGGGGCGAGAGATGAATTGCGCGGCCTGAAAGAAAACGTCATTATGGGGCGGCTGATTCCGGCCGGTACGGGGATGAGATGGTATCGAGAGACGACCATCTCAACGCCAGAGGTGGCGTCATCCAAGGAGCTGCTCATCACCGGAACAACCGCGGCCGTTGACGAGGCGTCGGACGAGTTGGATGCATCACTCGATAATTAATCTACGAAATTGAGCATGAAAAGACTTGACACGGGAAGCCAATTCTATATAATACCTTGGTTTGCCTAATATAGGGAGGAGTCAGTGCCTACCATTCACCAATTAGTTCGCAAGGGCCGTGCCGCCGCCGCGAAGAAAGCGAAGGCGCCGGCATTGCAGCGATGCCCGCAGCGGCGCGGTGTCTGTATCCGCGTCTATACGACGACTCCGAAGAAGCCGAACTCCGCCCTTCGTAAGGTGACCAGGGTGCGACTCAGCAACGGGATTGAGGTCACGACCTATATTCCGGGGATCGGTCACAACCTGCAGGAGCATTCGATCGTGCTGATCAGGGGGGGGCGCGTCAAAGATCTGCCGGGTGTCCGCTATCACGTGATTCGCGGCGCGCTCGATACGGCAGGCGTTCAGGATCGCAAACAGGCTCGATCCCTTTACGGAGCCAAGAGACCAAAGACCGGCTAACCACCTTCGGCGCTGAAGAGACAATCGGTTCTTCACGGACCTTGCCTGAAGCGCCGATTTTAATTTTCTGGCCACGTGTAGGGCCGACTCTTTCGGGGAATGCTTCATGCCAAGACGAAAAGTAACCGAGAAACGAGAGATCGTCGTTGATCCCGTCTACAGCAACCGAATGGTTGCGAAGTTTATCAATACCATGATGGTGAAGGGCAAGAAAAGCGTGGCGGAGACGATCCTCTACGACTCGATGAAGATTATCGAAGATCGAGCCAAGACCGATCCGTTGCGGATGTTCAAGCAGGCGGTGGACAATGTGAAGCCGATCCTCGAGGTGAAGTCGCGTCGGGTCGGCGGTGCGACCTATCAGGTGCCTGTAGAGGTCCGCGCCGATCGTCGAACGTCCCTCGCGTTTCGGTGGATCATCGGCTTCTCGAGAAAGCGCACCGAGAAGACCATGGCCGAGCGTCTGGCAGCCGAGTTGATGGAGGCGGCGGCCAACCGGGGAAATTCGGTCAAGAAAAAGGAAGACACGCACAAGATGGCTGAGGCGAACAAGGCGTTTGCCCATTATCGCTGGTAACGGATAGTTGATAGTTTTGAGTTTTGAGTTTCGAGTAAAGAGCCCCAGACGAATAACTCAAAACTGAAAACTCGAAACTCGGAACATAGACATGGCTGAGATATATTCTATAGAGACGGTACGGAATATCGGGATCATGGCGCATATCGACGCCGGGAAGACCACCACAACCGAGCGAATCTTGTACTACACCGGTAAGACCTATAAGATCGGTGAGGTCCATGAGGGTTCTACGGAGATGGATTGGATGGAGCAGGAGCGCGAGCGGGGGATTACGATCACCTCTGCTACTACGACCTGCTTCTGGCGGAACCACCGGATCAATATTATCGATACGCCGGGACATGTGGATTTTACCGTTGAGGTGGAGCGATCGCTTCGGGTGTTGGATGGGGCCGTGGCGGTCTTTGATGCGGTCGCTGGGGTGGAACCCCAGTCCGAGACGGTATGGCGTCAGGCGAATAAGTACGGTGTTCCCAGGATTGCCTTTATCAATAAGATGGATCGCATAGGAGCCAACTTTGATCAGTGTGTTCGGATGATCTCCGAACGCCTTGGGGCGGTCCCGTTGGTGGTGCAACTTCCTATTGGTAAAGAGGATCGGTTTGAGGGGATCGTCGACCTGATCCGGATGAAAGCCGTGATCTGGAACGAGGAGACGCTGGGGGCGAGTTTTCGAGAAGACGAGATTCCCCGGGAGATGGCTCAGCAGGCTCAGCAGGCGCGAGAGCGGTTGCTGGAAACCATTGCCGAAGTAGATGACGGCTTCCTTGTGCGCTATGTCGAGGGTCTGGTGGTTGGACCGGACGAGATCAAGGCCGCCATTCGTAGTGCGGTGCTGAAGCTTCAGGTGGTCCCGGTGCTGGCCGGCGCATCGTTTAAGAACAAAGGCGTGCAGCCGCTACTGGATGCGGTCGTGGAGTATCTGCCCTCCCCGGTTGACCTGCCGCCCATCGAGGGGGTTGAACCGGCGACCGGGCAATCCGCGGTGCGAATCGCAAAGGCCAAGGAACCGTTCTCGGCGCTGGTCTTTAAGATCATGACCGATCCCTATGTTGGGCAACTGGCCTTCTTTCGGGTCTATTCGGGCAGTCTGAGTTCGGGCAGCCAGGTCTATAATACGACGCGCAGTACGCGCGAGCGGATCGGACGGCTCCTGCGAATGCACGCCAACAAACGTGAAGAGATTAAAGAGGTCTCGGCCGGCGATATCGCGGCCGCCGTTGGACTGAAGGGCGCCAGGACGGGGGATACCCTCTGTGACGAGACCAATCAGATCATCCTGGAATCGATCGAGTTCCCTGAACCGGTGATCTCCGTGGCGATTGAGCCGAAGACGAAAGAAGGGCAGGACCGGCTGGCGGCCGGGCTGGCCGCATTGGCGAATGAGGATCCGACCTTCCGCGCCAGTACCGATGAAGAGACCGGCCAGACGATCATCTCCGGGATGGGTGAACTCCATCTCGAGATCATCGTCGACCGACTCATGCGGGAGTTCCGTGTGGAGGCCAACGTCGGCAAACCTGAGGTGGCCTATCGTGAGACGGTCACCGCGTCGGCCGAGGCCGAGGGCCGGTACGTACGGCAGACCGGCGGACGCGGGCAGTACGGGCACGTATGGCTGAAGGTTGAGCCTGCGCCTGCGCGATCAGGATTTGAATTCGTCAATAAGATTGTGGGCGGCGTGGTGCCGAAAGAGTACATCCCGGCTGTCGAGAAGGGGATCAAGGAGGCGCTGCAGACTGGAGTCGTAGCCGGCTACCCAGTGATTGACGTCAAGGTCACGCTGTATGACGGATCGTATCACGAGGTCGACTCATCCGAGATGTCGTTCAAGATTGCCGGATCAATGGCTTTCAAGACGGCGACCGGCCGAGCGAAGCCGGTACTGCTGGAGCCGATCATGCGGGTCGATGTCTCAACCCCCGAGGATTTTCTTGGAGAGGTCATCGGCAACCTAAACTCAC includes:
- a CDS encoding DNA-directed RNA polymerase subunit beta'; this encodes MDKFFGFYDEKTIDPTSFKAIRIGLASPEKIRSWSFGEVKKPETINYRTFKPERDGLFCSKIFGPTKDWECNCGKYKGIKHKGVVCDKCGVEVIRSKARRQRLGHIELVSPVVHVWFYKGVPSRIGYLLDISLRELEKVLYFEAYIVVNPGKTPFALKQLLTEEQYRQACEEFGDGFKAGIGAGAIRDLLKRLNLRELADSLHAQMLQETSQQNRKKITKRLRIVEAFIDSSNKPEWMILDAIPVLPPELRPLVPLDGGRFATSDLNDLYRRVINRNNRLRRLIELRAPDIIIRNEKRMLQEAVDALFDNGRRGRALKGQNNRPLKSLSEMLKGKQGRFRQNLLGKRVDYSGRSVIVVGPELKLHQCGLPKKMALELFKPFIFRKLLKDGVVTTIKSAKKLVEKSKPEVWDALEEVIREHPVLLNRAPTLHRLGVQAFEPVLVEGEAIKIHPLVCAAFNADFDGDQMAVHVPLSPEAQIEATVLMMAPHNILSPANGLPIASPSQDIVLGCYYLTRSRAGEKGEGRIFADLDEVKAAYDADEVSLMASAKVRIDGELVETTPGRCIFNEHLPATLRFINQEMNRRELTRLVAQCYYLLGNAETVRLLDNLKDLGFRYATLAGISIGIDDMLIPSTKSKLIDDANKEIVKIEREYQDGLITKGERYNKIIDIWTHVTEQVSDEMFREIEAEEKGEFNPVFMMADSGARGSRQQIRQLAGMRGLMAKPSGEIIETPITANFREGLTVLQYFISTHGARKGLADTALKTADSGYLTRRLVDVAQDVIVTEVDCGTPNGIWVTPLIEGGEIIQPLRDRILGRVALDDVLDPFTGELLVEANLEIVEVLASKIENAGIDRVKIRSVLTCEARRGICIKCYGRNLATGRLVELGEACGVLAAQSIGEPGTQLTMRTFHIGGTASRAVEQTTLECKGAGAVKFANLRTVKTAKGDHVVMNRNGAISIMDEKGRKKESYPAVYGAHLKVEDGATVKAGQVLMEWDPFTSAILAEHGGRVHFRDVVDGVTIREEVDEVTGLSQRVVVEHGREDLQPRISIKDEQGATVFRCLLPVSAHLMVAEGQLVSAGDSLSKIPRETMKTKDITGGLPRVAELFEARRPKDAAVISEIDGRVELGGIVKGMRKLSVRDEHGDLREYLVPRRRHVNVLDGDEIKAGEPFMDGPINPHDILDVLGEQELQKYLVNEIQEVYRLQGVQINDKHIEVIVRQMLKRVRVETVGDANFLVGEHVDKAVFLEENQRVMASGGTPATAKPLLLGITKASLSTDSFISAASFQETTKVLTEAAINGARDELRGLKENVIMGRLIPAGTGMRWYRETTISTPEVASSKELLITGTTAAVDEASDELDASLDN
- a CDS encoding 30S ribosomal protein S12 — its product is MPTIHQLVRKGRAAAAKKAKAPALQRCPQRRGVCIRVYTTTPKKPNSALRKVTRVRLSNGIEVTTYIPGIGHNLQEHSIVLIRGGRVKDLPGVRYHVIRGALDTAGVQDRKQARSLYGAKRPKTG
- a CDS encoding 30S ribosomal protein S7; the protein is MPRRKVTEKREIVVDPVYSNRMVAKFINTMMVKGKKSVAETILYDSMKIIEDRAKTDPLRMFKQAVDNVKPILEVKSRRVGGATYQVPVEVRADRRTSLAFRWIIGFSRKRTEKTMAERLAAELMEAAANRGNSVKKKEDTHKMAEANKAFAHYRW
- the fusA gene encoding elongation factor G — translated: MAEIYSIETVRNIGIMAHIDAGKTTTTERILYYTGKTYKIGEVHEGSTEMDWMEQERERGITITSATTTCFWRNHRINIIDTPGHVDFTVEVERSLRVLDGAVAVFDAVAGVEPQSETVWRQANKYGVPRIAFINKMDRIGANFDQCVRMISERLGAVPLVVQLPIGKEDRFEGIVDLIRMKAVIWNEETLGASFREDEIPREMAQQAQQARERLLETIAEVDDGFLVRYVEGLVVGPDEIKAAIRSAVLKLQVVPVLAGASFKNKGVQPLLDAVVEYLPSPVDLPPIEGVEPATGQSAVRIAKAKEPFSALVFKIMTDPYVGQLAFFRVYSGSLSSGSQVYNTTRSTRERIGRLLRMHANKREEIKEVSAGDIAAAVGLKGARTGDTLCDETNQIILESIEFPEPVISVAIEPKTKEGQDRLAAGLAALANEDPTFRASTDEETGQTIISGMGELHLEIIVDRLMREFRVEANVGKPEVAYRETVTASAEAEGRYVRQTGGRGQYGHVWLKVEPAPARSGFEFVNKIVGGVVPKEYIPAVEKGIKEALQTGVVAGYPVIDVKVTLYDGSYHEVDSSEMSFKIAGSMAFKTATGRAKPVLLEPIMRVDVSTPEDFLGEVIGNLNSRRGRVTGIESRGTVQVVQSDVPLSEMFGYATDLRSATQGRAAHTMQFSRYEPVPTSIAEEIVTRMGGRLGGR